A single window of Sulfurovum sp. UBA12169 DNA harbors:
- a CDS encoding transcription elongation factor GreA, translating into MLKETYLKLSKELERLKTVERAVIAKIIDEARALGDLKENAEYHAAKEKQGLMEARITELSDLTSRAQIVDPSTLTHVRVCFGSTVVLTDQESQTEICYTIVGGQESSPQKGLISIQSPMARVLMGKEEGDEVELNLPSGQKTYEIEEVFYKEIIISE; encoded by the coding sequence ATGCTTAAAGAAACTTATTTGAAACTTTCTAAAGAGTTGGAGCGTTTGAAAACAGTAGAAAGAGCTGTAATTGCAAAAATTATAGATGAGGCGCGTGCATTGGGAGATTTAAAAGAAAATGCAGAGTATCATGCTGCAAAAGAAAAGCAGGGATTAATGGAGGCGCGGATTACCGAATTGTCAGATTTGACAAGCAGGGCGCAGATAGTTGATCCGTCTACTTTAACCCATGTGCGTGTCTGTTTTGGTTCTACGGTAGTTTTAACGGATCAGGAAAGTCAAACAGAGATATGCTATACCATCGTAGGAGGACAGGAGTCGAGTCCCCAAAAAGGACTTATCTCTATCCAGTCGCCGATGGCAAGAGTGTTGATGGGAAAAGAAGAGGGCGATGAGGTTGAATTGAATTTGCCAAGCGGACAAAAAACGTATGAGATTGAAGAAGTGTTTTATAAAGAGATTATCATTAGCGAATAA
- a CDS encoding 5'/3'-nucleotidase SurE, producing MKQILITNDDGFESKGLLALLEALKPLGNITVVAPTVEKSACGHSLTLTRPLRFIELDDDFFKLDDGTPTDCVFLSLNKLFNDSHRPDLVISGINKGANMGEDITYSGTAAAAMEAVLQGIPAIAISQVCHDQCQNIDDFGYELAQESIALLVKRIFEDRFPLPERKFLNINIPPIARDECKGFKITRAGNRIYGNDAEVHRNPRGLEHYWIGLPRLDWKENKGHITDFEAVHQGYVSITPIHLDMTSHNDIQILEQWL from the coding sequence ATGAAACAAATACTAATAACAAATGATGATGGCTTCGAATCCAAAGGGCTTCTTGCATTATTGGAGGCGCTTAAGCCTTTGGGAAATATCACGGTAGTAGCTCCCACTGTAGAAAAATCGGCATGCGGGCATTCATTAACCCTCACTCGTCCGCTTCGCTTCATTGAATTGGACGATGACTTTTTTAAACTTGATGATGGCACTCCTACGGATTGTGTTTTTTTATCGCTCAATAAACTTTTTAACGATTCCCATCGTCCTGATCTTGTGATCTCCGGCATCAACAAAGGTGCCAATATGGGAGAGGATATCACTTATTCCGGTACCGCTGCGGCTGCAATGGAAGCAGTGCTGCAAGGTATTCCCGCAATTGCTATCTCGCAAGTTTGTCATGACCAATGTCAAAACATAGATGATTTTGGTTACGAATTGGCACAAGAAAGCATTGCCTTGCTTGTAAAACGTATTTTTGAAGACCGCTTTCCTTTGCCTGAGCGTAAGTTTCTCAATATCAATATTCCTCCTATTGCAAGAGATGAGTGCAAAGGATTTAAAATCACCCGCGCAGGCAACAGAATCTATGGCAATGATGCCGAGGTACATAGGAATCCCAGGGGTCTGGAGCATTACTGGATAGGATTGCCTCGGCTTGACTGGAAAGAAAACAAGGGGCACATTACGGATTTTGAAGCTGTCCATCAAGGCTATGTCTCTATCACCCCTATACATCTGGACATGACCAGCCATAATGATATCCAAATCCTAGAGCAGTGGTTATGA
- a CDS encoding tRNA cyclic N6-threonylcarbamoyladenosine(37) synthase TcdA: MRFERCRMLFGEEDFTKLQAAKILILGVGGVGSYVLDCLYRSGVHSITIVDYDTYDETNQNRQIGSDAIGMLKTERLKDLYPGIQTIHQKMDIAWVESFDFDPYDLIIDAADTTKVKIEVAKKCYKKLIMSLGSAKRFEASKIEVASIWKTHGDALARKIRNELKRAKFDRNFTVVFSPEEDKCKEKGSCVAVTGAFGLTICSEAIKKIINKV; encoded by the coding sequence ATGAGATTTGAACGTTGCAGGATGCTGTTTGGAGAAGAGGATTTTACAAAACTTCAAGCAGCAAAAATTCTTATTCTGGGTGTAGGGGGCGTAGGAAGCTATGTGCTTGATTGTCTTTATCGCAGCGGTGTTCACTCTATCACAATTGTAGATTATGACACTTACGATGAAACCAACCAAAACAGACAAATCGGCTCAGATGCTATCGGTATGCTCAAAACAGAACGCTTAAAAGATCTCTATCCCGGCATCCAAACGATTCATCAAAAAATGGATATTGCGTGGGTGGAATCTTTCGATTTTGATCCTTATGATCTTATCATTGATGCAGCCGATACCACCAAAGTTAAGATAGAAGTAGCCAAAAAATGCTACAAAAAGCTCATTATGTCCCTGGGTTCAGCTAAACGCTTTGAAGCTTCCAAGATAGAAGTCGCTTCCATCTGGAAAACGCACGGAGATGCACTTGCGCGAAAAATACGCAATGAACTCAAACGTGCCAAATTTGACAGAAACTTCACCGTCGTTTTTTCTCCGGAAGAGGACAAGTGCAAAGAAAAAGGCTCATGCGTTGCCGTAACAGGTGCATTCGGATTGACAATTTGCTCTGAAGCAATCAAGAAAATTATCAACAAAGTCTAG